The nucleotide window caaaatattcAACAAAGCAGTAGTTTGTAAGTGAATAATAGTATAGAAACCCTTTACACAATTACCACATACTTtgctcaaaaatatttttattttacagttTATAGAAATGAAACCTGCACAATAGATGTTTCCTTGATGAGAAGTGCTAGGAacatatattctttttaattagtcaaaatttattaaaaattataaaattaaaaaaaaaagtcattaaatatgatatgaGACTcactaaattttatcattttcaataaatttcaaccaataaaaaaatatatttaaaagagtaTGTTAAAGAGTGTGATTCTAAcaaaatttttttcttcctttaataACCTTCACGATAAAGAAGCCTTAGTAGTAGTTTTATTAGAATTAACTTGTGGtagaataattatataaaaagtgaTTCTAAGTTGGTGGGGGTAACATGTACTACTATAGAGATTGGAGAATGAAGCATTGAGGGAGCAACTAAGTGATGAGGAATCCCTTTCAGAGGAAGTGATTGATGGGATGGTATCAACTTTTCTGCAACAAGTGGAAGATGGAAGTTGGAAATCAGGAGGATGGCCTCCAACGTTCACTGACTACTCGGTGTCAAAACTAGCAGTTAATTCTTACACAAGGTTCATGGCAAAGAAGCTTTCTGAGAGACCTGATGGTGAAAAGATTTATATCAATTCCTATTGCCCCGGTTGGGTGAAAACCGCTCTCACAGGTTATGCAGGAAGTGTTTCAGTTGAGGATGGTGCTGATTCTGGTGTCTGGCTTTCCCTTATTCCTGATCAAGCTATTACGGGCAAGTTCTTTGCAGAGAGACGGGAAATTAACTTTTAAGAAGTTTGGAATAATGAATGTTAGTTGAAGAATCAATCAAATTGGAACCAGCTtcaccaaattgaaggaaatatgATTCGGTacagtgtgtgtgtttgtgtttgtctgAAGGACCATTTTGTGTTTTCAGATTGAGAATGATAGATTACCAAAACAATTCCTCAATGTCACCACATACACAAGTGATTATTCACTCCTTGGAAGTCTTACTTACCGTACGTGTTGAATGTTACTGTTAGTATTATTCTGagttattttgtaatttagtGACGAGTGCTTCATTAGTCAGTGATCACTGATGCTTAAAGAAAGCAAGTTACTGCATGTTTGTTAGTACTTAAAATATGCTATCTTGCCTTTTCTCACACCATTAAGTTGCTCAATTTATTAATACATGTTACAAATACAGCAAAAGAGGAAGCATGTTCTTCTTTCCTCTGTCCCTCCCTTTGCATGTTAGGCCGTAAAccttttttctatttgttttaaaaaaaatgatgaaacaattaagagagagagagataattGTCTATAATAAAGGGCACAATTGAAGCTCAAATAAGCGAGATAATGATTATGAAACAAGAAAATGTGTAAAGGTAAGAAACTAATAATGTATTTATCATTGATACCAAGTGAATCTAGTTCTTTGggcattttaatttaaatagtaaatacgatcttcttcttttttttacctcATTACATGTTTCTTATGAACTTGGAgatcaaacttttatttttttttaaaaataattaaaaatgataaattattataagtaTTGTTCCGAAATGGAActtgaaaatatataaacttaACCATGGAGAAAACATTGGGACGGGTTATAAGTAAGTTTAATTCTATTCTTTAATAAAAACACAATAATTGATATTGATCAATGAAAAAGTAAtactaaaaaggaaaagaaaagaaaaaaacattactaCTCTTCAATTCATATTCATAGCGTTTGGTTTGGGGTGGCGGGAAGTGGAGGAAAGAAAGCCATGGTAGCTTACCCGCTAAAAGCAGAAAGCAGAGAAAGGTTCCTTCCTCTTCAATTGAATTCATAACTAAGGTAACACAACACAACAGCTAAATCATTGTAATGGCTTCTTTCCATctcagaagaaagcaaaagactCTTGTTCAACAGGTTCCccttctttctttatttaatcATCCAATTTTGATTCATATATGATGTTAAAAGTGATGTGATACCTTTCCCAATTCCAATAGGCTATTATATTGAAGCAAGCAGCGAGGCTTCCTCGAACTCGATTTGGTGCTCGGAAAATGGGTAGAGGACAACATTAACTCCTTGGATCAATATCGCGTACGAGCTCTCATTCATCTCCTCGACTCggtattttattttcctcttttaCATATTAATACCAAGTGTGTCTTTGGTTTCACTTTGGATAATTGATTCTGCGTCCAAAATTAGTTTTAGATCAACTTTTACATGTTTAGTTTCATGTTGCACAAGATTTCAAAATTGATTCTGAGTTGATGTAACTTTGAGTAACTTTTGTGTTTGATTAGAAAATTTATACTGAATTTTACAACTAATTTGATTCtataacaaaaacattcaaatataaatcacattactttaaaatcaattccattcaaaattaatttcaacaacATTCATCAAAACATGCACTAAATATTTCATGCCAGCAAATGGCATTCGAGTAACTGGAGTTTCTATGTGTAGTATTTTGATTTGGTTCTTGGACTGCCATATTCAATTAAAACAAGCTCAGTAGTTATCATCCCCTCTCTCTGAAAATGTGTTGTCATGAACTCATGTGGTTGATCTTTGTAAACAACGATAAATCAAATTGCTTAGCTTCTTTTGGTGTTCATTGAGAGGTTCTGCGAACATTACCAGGGATCTTAATTCCACTATGATCAGTTAGACAATGTTTGTTTCTATTGTTGGAATCTTGTCAAACTCCAACTATTAGAGCAGAATAAAGTATATATAGTTCTTTTCTGTTATCTACCTTATTTCAGAGGATAACCTTATAACTCCATGTCAAAACTCAGACATTGTTGTTTAGTTGGGATGAACTTCATATTTAGTATGATGAAAATGCTATCtgaaaattcaaactttaagacctttaataaataatgatatattGGGTCTAATTTCATGAATTTTTGGAGGTAACCTGTTTATCCATTTAAAAGGGCCTACTATGTCTTTGCAACTAGAGCCTGGGTGTTTTagacgtgttttttttttttttccctgctTGTATGCGAAAATGGACTTCATTCAATTAATTTCACCTGTACAAAGGTCCAGAATATTTTTCAATGTACCAATGCTTTATTTAATTCTGGTTATTTTCCTGTTAACAATTGATGTATCTCCTTTACTAGGGCCTTTTTATGTTTGGAATATTTAAATGGAAAATGTAGCTTCTTATAGTACAATGAAAAAAGGATGGAGTGATTTGAATCTTGCTAATTCATGAGATTAATCCAAAATAAGTTGGAGATAGTAAGATTATTTTAGCACCTTTGGAACTTAACTACTTTGTACACTTTTTATGAGCGAATTAGATCTCGAGTCTGTAAATTGAGAATGTTAGTAGTAAATGTAGTTTGTTTGATGATTTTGCTCTGATACAGAATGGAAACGAGATAGCAACTAGTTGCATAAGTTTGAGAGACAGATCTGTTGATTCAAGTTAGTGCCACctttaaattcatatttctGTTGTACAGGAGAATCCAGATTTATGGAAGTGGATATCTGGACAAGAGCAACCCCCAGAATCAATCAACATAAACCCAATGAGTCTCATTTCATTGTTTAAATGATGAAATTCcaattttgttatttagttggattttgtttttctttgcgTTACAATTCTCATGCCAATCGTTTGCGCATGGGTCTTTGGCGCAGTACAAGAAGTTTCCGGGTGGTCCCATTACTGGGAATCAGTAGCTTTGAGAACAATCTTTTCATTTGTAACAATGAAAAAATATCTGCTCTACCATATTTTTCACTATAAATAAGGGCTGGCTAACTGCAACATAAAGGTTTGTATTAACTACTAGAGATCGGTAAAAGGGCTGAAACCGTGAAACTAGAAGATTGTGATCGACATTCTGTAAGCCTTTCGTTCAGCATTCCCattgtatatatattgtgagtgtAATGTGTTGTGGCTTGAAATGCTTGATTctggatttttctttttctgttctaaCCGTGTATCTCTTTTTAAAATGTGCCTGGTAGGAGTGAAAATGCATCTTTGTTCATGATGATATTTTGAACTCTAACGTTTTACCCCCTTTATATGTTCATGTTACTATTGAATTGGTTTGTTCTATCAAGAAAAGGCAAATAAGCTACACTAATAAAGCAAATAAATCAAGGGTATCGTTGCTACTACGatggtttcattaatttgatgTAGTTGCTTGCGGATTGGATcggattttttaagaaaacaatcCAATCTGAAAACTGAAAAGAACTGTAAATAAGTTGTTTTAATCTTtagattgaatattttttttactcaaaaacCGATCCAAACCGTTTTGCAAATACCACTAATTCGAAGTAGCTGAATGTCTGAATGCGTGAATAAACGGATGCAGTGAATTTGGATCCATCTCTTCACTATCGTATggtcatggaaaaaaaaaaaatccagtcCCTTTGTTATCAAATCGTCAAATTCtcagtttattttttcttacatcaatccaattttttcttattaagaTACAATAATTGTCcaacattttaacaaaaaaaccaATAAATTCTACTAAAGTTGTTAGATAGTTGAGTTTTTCTAGCATGTTAAgagaatttgatttttgattatgcacatgaaaaaaataaaaaaaataaaataaaatttatttcaattatttaatactCCAATCTAAATTGTACATAATTATCTTTGAGAAAAGATACAGGTGATTTATaccaaaaagaggaaaaaattgtaataaaacCCTAAACAAAACGAATCGGAACAATCTTAGGCCTTCCCACGAAGAAAtttgttaaaatcaaaattatagtattcattttctttttgggaCATTTggtaagagaattttttttctccttgagaatcataggttcaatttttttttcatgcttgatataaattttaaaaaaataatattaacttttctgagaaataatattttcttgggaatgttttttaattagtttattataatgaaaactttttcataaaagagatgaaattcttatttttggaatttaatttttttattatgataaaaatatcatattatttttttattgaattatataatGAACATAAGCGAAGGATGAGAGAGGTTGTATATTTATTTACCGCTGACTGCAAAGCATAAATTGGACAGCTCACAGTGACAGCAAATTGCttatcttgttttgtttttcttttcctccttgCTTTCCCCTTCAATAGCAATGGCCTCTGCAACAGAAGCCATTAATAAATTGTTGTTCATATTCCTCTTTCTTCAACAATATTCCTTATTAATAATGGCGGATGATTCAGTTTCAGTTCCAGTTCCAGCTGATTGGCCGCAACAGTTCCACTCGGTTCTGTTCATAAACCGAAGCGGCGATCTCCAGAAAACGGACTTGTGGTACGACTGGCCCAACGGTCGCAACTTCAACATCATTCAACACCAGTTGGGTGTGCTCAAATACGACCTCGAATGGGACAATGGAACCTCCTTTTACTACACCCTCGAACCCTTCGACAAAACCTGCAAAATCGTCCATTTCGAGGTTGGCATTCTCCGCCCCAACTGGCTCCACGGCGCCAACTACCTCGGTCAGGAGCATGTCGACAACTTCCTCTGCAATGTTTGGGAGAAAGTTGACTTCATTTCTTACTACGAGGATGTCCTCACTCGAAGACCCGTCAAGTGGATCTTCTCCTCCTCCGGTTAGTCAATTACTACTCTATACACTACCATTCAGAATTATTATCTTGTTTACTACTCCTTCCGTCCCAAAAGATTCATGTTTAAggtttttttacatatattaaaaaaaattaagtaccaGTGTTTGTAGAGAATTACTACAGTATTATTTCAACTAGGAATTTCCGGTACTTTCAATTTTATGATTTGTATTTCAGCTGAGCATAATATGCCCATAAATTCTTTCACAAAATAATCCATCTTTTTCAGGTTTATTGGTTTTGTAATGGAAAGTATAGGTTTTGTTACCTCCCCCCACTATCTCTCCAttatgtaggattttttttgctgatcaattatagaataaaaagTCTGATTCAGTCCAATTAAGCTTCCTTCCTATGAATCCGGAATGCATTATTAAGTGTTTCAAGGCAACCGGATTATTAAATATCTTATTGAAAAGTGAGAATGTAAGtcaatttgaaattttcttcaGAGGCTAAAAAAGTGCTGTCATTTTGAGACGGGATGAGTAGTGTATATTTgtgaatgataaaatataaatgtagcATTCCTATTGTTGTGGTGGGTGCAGGGATGGTTGCTCATGTGATGACATTTGAGGTTGGTGCGGTGCTTGAGGATAAACACTGGCAGGCTCCTGTCTACTGTTTTGGTGACGCTGAGACACAGAACAAAACAAGTACCTCCCTCTTACATTCACAAGATGCTTTTCCTGGTGGTTCTTCTCATGGGATTTTAATGAGATAGATACCTCATTCTGCATATGCTAAGTAATTCTCAGAATGGAGTGTTCACTTTATGATTtaccatatatataatatcttgaAATGATTAAGAacatcttaaattattttttagattaacTTTTATACTTTGctgtttactttattttatagtttacttctttatttagttagaacttagaagtatgatttattattaatataattatataaatcaaggTTAGCATTTCAATGATTTTATCTTGTGTGGCTGTAACACGTCTAACACATGTTATCAGACCAAATCAATTTTAGATATCCATCACTACCTATTCCCTTATCAAAGTCAAAGTACCTTCCTGAATGAAATGTTTCTTCTGTTCATTATGTTGAGTTTATGGAATTTGCTTACCACCACCAAACTCGTGTGTTTTTATTTGCTCCCAGTTTCCCTTCTatgactttttttcttcttaagatTTTAGTCTCAAGTATGTCTTTGTTGCAGCTTCTTTGATCCATTTTAatctatctttttgcaaattgGTTCCGATTCCAACTTGTTTTCCCATCTCTCTCAATCTTTGGTTCCAGTCTTCCAGAGACAATTTGGCCCTCCTAGTCCTAGATGTGTAGACAGTGTAGTTCGGCCTTTCTTAAATTCACATTCATCTTTGAATGAAGGAGATGAATATCTTTAAATGGCTCCTGGAAATGTGGGGCAATTAATATCTACTAACTCACATTTATGAATGGAGTCATATCACCTTAAGTTGAAAGGAAGTGGTGTGAAGAGAACAATTTCAATAAAGAAGAAATGTGTGGAGGTCTCTTATGAGAGTCCTTATCCTTCTGCTACCTTTCATTTCGACATtgttgaaaaacataaaaaatatatatataaaatgcttCTTATCACGTTAATGGCaacaaagtaaataaatatattcttcTCTCTATGGCTACATTGGATCGATCCTTCACCCGCCTGGGTTGATAAACATGACCATTCTTCTCTCTCAAAATAATTGTACAATTTATTGTATGGCCACTTTGGTGCTTACAACagaatgaacaaaagaaaagggaaagaacCGGAACAAACTACACCCCATGTTAAAGGGCACTGCAATCGAACATTCATTCAGCCTAGTATTGGCTGTTCAGATAGAAATATAATCCTGCAAGCACTGCAATTCCCACGACAATTGCAATAGGAAATGCCTTCCTGtggaaaatttatttcataatgtTAACGCCAAAATAATGCTGATAGATAGTATAATAATGCCTTGGCAGGCATGGAAACAGAAAGATTTATTTATGGCTCACCCAATTGCTTCATCTCTCTGTAGTTCTGCTTTTCGTGCCTTTCTAACAGCTGTGTCATTGTCATTTTTAGTGACAGCCGGTGCATAGGCCCTAAATCTTCGCTTTGGAGCACCACAAACTGCAAAACACTTTATTTATGGCAATGATAATGCACTTTACCAACTTCTTTCAACTCTTCTGTTTCTACCAAGCTCTAACAAGAGCTGCCTGACCATTAACCATTCCAAAACCACATTTTTCTATCTTATCATAACTGTGTTCGGGTGagtatttacaaaataaattttgaactttgaagtaatatgatttactatatttaaatgttttattctgAAAGCAagttaacaataaaattaaattactgtTAAGTTACTGcaacttaaaatcaattttagactaaaatatatGAACATTTGTTTACCTAAACTCACGATAGCTAATATTTCAAAGAATCCAAACACACTGTTAACATTACAATTTACAAGAGCCTGACTCATTGGGGAACTCCAATTGAAAAGCAAGATAGAAACGAACATATTCATCCATACCATACATGCTGTGTGTATATATGGCCAATGTACCATCAATCTCTCTGAGTTTAATCTATATAGActatcttataatatttattttatcatcataTCATATATTAATGAATAGAATGACATGACATAGTAAAAAGGCCAATTTTTATAAGTGCATGGTAATctataaattaaactctttgttttttaaaagtaatttacaAAACTCATGAATGAAGAATAAATATGAGCAGGATAAAATGGCATTTTGCGATGGGCAACTAACAAGAGGAAATTACCAGGGCAGAAGTAGTTATCAGGCAACTTCTCAAAGGGAGTTCTGTCTTTGTAAATATACCTGCAGCATAGCATCAATTAACAATAAATAACATTAGCAAAAGCAAAAGATAAGTTAATTGAATAATTGATAGTATCaatcatgaaaaaaagaaaagaagggtaACCCACTAACCCGCAATCGCGACAGATATAGGCCTGTTTGGAAGCGACGCGCATGGAAATCCTGGGTGGAGCTGAAGTAAGATGGTGGTGATTGGGATGAAGATAGAGATTGAGGGAACCAGAGAAGAAGGATGACTTTAGAGCAAAAGGGTTCATCAAGGGTCGTCTCAGGCAAGCATTGCCATTGACGATGTGAAAGCTAGGTGCCTGCAGGGCCattcttttctgttttgtttgtTCAGGATCACACAGGAAGAAGATAAGAGAATGGTTGTGGAAAATTGTGGATGTGCAAACGTGTCCCAAGCCTACGTGGAAAGCGTGGCATTCCCAACTACACCACACAACCCATCTACTTTCTCACTCTTGTTTTATCCTCTCTGTCCAAGTGGacaatgtttctatttttttatatatatttatttttggtgtGAACTTGAATATCTTTCGATTGAAGTGCtgaaatattgatattttttaacatatgtttttttatatatatcaaacaaatcagatattaaactcataattatatatttaaaaaataaaattatctatcaTGTCACAACCAACAAGGTTATATACATGAAAGACTGATTGAGTAAGACAgggtgcatgctggttttcatgTTACAATTTCCGTTTAACGGGTTTTTAAGCTTCCAGACGTGAgagaaagaaattgaagaattaTTGTAAGCGGTAAAGTTAAGTATTTTACACATCTACTAGCTGCATATTACAATGTCAACAATGCATTTtgagtaaataataattttttaccacATTTTTTCGTAGCTCATTTTTctgtaaatttaatttaaatggaCAGATTGtgtaaaaaacataatttacactattgtgtattttttaaatgtcatatttataagaatttctaattaattaataatttaatacaacaatacacaaaaatttaatttttatttatttatcacaaTTCATTTTGTTATCTAAGGCTCACATTATGTCAGTATCAATGTACTTGTACTAGTAAAGAAGACGAAGGAGCTTCTTGAACAAACAAATAGGTGGTATATTTGCATTTTGCaaagctattttttaatttccttttttaaaaaatttatgttacacaataactctttttttatatCCTTTTACATTTTAAGCTTAATCCAACTAGTAGTCCATAATACTATTTTAGTTACAAGCCAAAGTTTTAAGCTTAGACAGCACTAATTTCATAATGTCAGACAAAAAAGTGCCAAATATTTGTGCCTTAGACTTGTGTACTAGTTAACCTGAAATAACGGTTTATAAGCTGATGAAATCCCTAAGCTTAGCCTTCTTTTGCATGCATTCAAGCACATTGTCAAAGCTTTTTGTGAAAGAATCCAGCATCTCATGTTCCAGTTGTGATCCAACGGAACTCCAATCAATCCCCAACTTCTCTCAATTGCATTGTAAATGTCTTGAGCCTCTGATACTTTTGCATCAAGAGTTCTTGAAAGAATACCATGGTCtatgaatgcatgaagagctTGGCCTAGTAAGGTTGAAATCAATAGAGGCACCAAATGAAGACAATGTTATTTCAGCaacctaataaataataatgaatgaTCTCAACTTCAAGCTTTTGCACATCAACATATATTAATCTATATTAGCTCACATGGTAATCCAATCAAGGTAAAATAAGGAAACTGATATAACTTACTGTATCTGGTCCAATAAGAGAATTAACATAAAATGTGTCAGGGTAAGATGGATTTTTCACATTTGTTGAGGCCCACATCAACCTCTGCTTCTTGGCACCTCTCTTCTCTAAGCGTTCCCATCTTGTACCAGAGAACTTTTTCTGGTAAAGTTGGTAAGCTAAGACTGCTTGAGAAACCGCACCCTATAAGAATTGTTATAACATTTTCaggcaaaaataaaaaggacaaGACACCCCAAACAGAAAAGGAGTTAACTATCTTGGACAAACTTTGGAAAACAGcaaataaagtgaaaataaagacatttttataattaaaagggaaaacaaaaaataaaaataggagtCGTTTTCTGATAGGAAGAAGCAACAATGATTACAGCACCATCACCATCTAGCCATAGGTCATAACAGAATTTGTAGAGAGCAATTCTCTCAGGAAGTTACTAGTGCTAGCACATTTCTGTTAGGAGTGCGTCTATGTTATGAAGATAATGCTTTAtgatctctctttcttttcactatCAGACAACCATGAAATCATGTATAAATACTcatttaaagaaatgaaaacgGAGAGAAGAATTTCAGTAGTATATTTTAGAGTAAGGaggttttgcttgtcctcaaaaCAAGGTCTGTGTCCTCTGTTCGTAACATTTTCTCAAACAAAATGGCCTTaaagttgaaaacaaaaatgctTCACATTACCTTTCCTTTGAGATCAAGAGCCTCAGTAGTACCAATTTGCTCAAGTTTCTTGTCAAGTGTAGCATCCACTCTACTGATGTAAAAAGCTGCtgcatgataaataaaaaaccgTTACTGTTATGATCCATGCTTCCACCCAAACACCGCAAACTGAGAATAGAAAACGCAAGTGTTTGTGTTAGTGTTAATTAGCTGCATGTGAATAAGGTGCAACTTTTGTGTAGCTGAAAAAGTAGAATGAGAGAAGATAAGGGTGTCATGTGAGTAACCTTAAGGGTTCACTGTTCACCCGATTTAGGGGAGTGAAAAAGCTTGACCGTGGTAATGGTAATGGAAAACCAATGCAGTATTAAAAGAACTGACCAAGGTGGCTGTTGAAGCCATGGCCATAGTCATCAATGGAATGTGTAAAACTTGTTGCAACCGATCAGATTATTTGGAGTTATTCTTAAGAGAAAATGATACAATGAATAATGAATAAAGTCTACTAACTTAAGGCTTCAAGTACAGGAAAATGCAGCAGGCTGCAAATGTCACGTCACAACATCACGGACTGTgttataggtaaaaaaaaaaacaaagctacATTGCAGAACTCAGACCCGAtgaaattccaaaaaaaatatctcaGACCCAATGCAAAACATTGTTTAATTCAACCATTCTGATAAAAGAGTGATTTGAATTTATACGATCAACAAATTATACATTACCGAAGTGAATGtatttaatttacatattaCCATACTAGAAAGTATAGGTGAAGAGACCTAACTAACCTGGTCTGAAGTTGATTTTGACATATCACATATTaaggtttttaaaaataaaatccgtAATATTCTAAAAACAGGTTCATTTTATGCCTCGGGCTGTTCCAACCTGATCCAAAGAATCGGGATCCAACGAATCAGGTTAAATAACAtgataattgtcttataatttGGCCATATTTAGTTTGATCCAaagttttatgttattttaaaaagtttaagtttttaaaaaaatatatattattaatattttttatataataaataatattttttaatatagtattatatt belongs to Glycine soja cultivar W05 chromosome 5, ASM419377v2, whole genome shotgun sequence and includes:
- the LOC114411395 gene encoding uncharacterized protein LOC114411395; translated protein: MAMASTATLRFFIYHAAAFYISRVDATLDKKLEQIGTTEALDLKGKGAVSQAVLAYQLYQKKFSGTRWERLEKRGAKKQRLMWASTNVKNPSYPDTFYVNSLIGPDTVAEITLSSFGASIDFNLTRPSSSCIHRPWYSFKNS
- the LOC114413300 gene encoding uncharacterized protein At4g14100-like, encoding MASATEAINKLLFIFLFLQQYSLLIMADDSVSVPVPADWPQQFHSVLFINRSGDLQKTDLWYDWPNGRNFNIIQHQLGVLKYDLEWDNGTSFYYTLEPFDKTCKIVHFEVGILRPNWLHGANYLGQEHVDNFLCNVWEKVDFISYYEDVLTRRPVKWIFSSSGMVAHVMTFEVGAVLEDKHWQAPVYCFGDAETQNKTSTSLLHSQDAFPGGSSHGILMR
- the LOC114413301 gene encoding uncharacterized protein LOC114413301, with the protein product MALQAPSFHIVNGNACLRRPLMNPFALKSSFFSGSLNLYLHPNHHHLTSAPPRISMRVASKQAYICRDCGYIYKDRTPFEKLPDNYFCPVCGAPKRRFRAYAPAVTKNDNDTAVRKARKAELQRDEAIGKAFPIAIVVGIAVLAGLYFYLNSQY